TACCCCCCATACGTCCCCGGGCGCAGGACGTTGGTGCCCATAAACTCAAGGGGCTCTCCCATGCACCTCCTCCCGGGAGGGTATAGGCGCACCCGCTCTGGGGGAAGCTAAAGGGTTAGGTTTCGGTGCATAATCCCCAGGAACCCAATGGGCATTCGGGTGTCCCCTTTCATGCATGGTCCAAAGATCAACCCCGGGCCTACACCCAGGGTGGCCTTAGAGGTTCCACCCCCCGGCCACCTCCAGGACCTGCCCGGTCACGTAGGGCTCCCGCACGAAGAAGAGCACCGCCCGGGCGATCTCCTCAAGCAGGGCCAGGCGGGCCATGGGGATCTCCTGAAGGGGTTTGGACACGGAGTTTTCCGCCACCCCCGGGGCCACCACGTTGGCGGTGATCCCCGCCTGGGCGAAGCGCTTGGCGATGGCCTTGGTGTAGAGAATCACCCCGGTTTTGGCGATGGCGTAGGGGGTGATGTGGGGCCGGGCCAAGAGGTTCTGGGCCCCGGCGTAGCCCAGGTTCACAATGCGCCCATACCCCTGGGCCACCATGAGGGGAAGGAGCTTTTGGGTGAGGAGGAAGGTGCTGGTGAGGTTGGAGTCCAGGATCCACCGCCACTCCTCCAGGGAAACCTCCTCTATGGGCTTGTAGAGGTAGTCCCCCACGTTGTTCACCAGGACACCAACCCCCCCCAGGTGGTAGCGCACTTCCTCCACCAGGGCTAAGACCTCCTCCTCCCGGGTGAGGTCAGCCCGCACCTTGATGGCCTTGACCCCCAGGGCCTCCGCCTCGAGGCGGGTAGCCTCCGCCAGGCCCTCCGAGGTGCGGTAGTGCACCGCCACGTGAAAGCCCTCCTTGGCCAGGGCCAGGAGGATGGCCCGGCCAATGCCCTTGGCGCTCCCGGTGACCAAAGCAACCCTCATCCCTTCCCCCTTGCCGCCAGGTAGGTTTCCAGCAAAACCCGGGTGAAGCTATTTAGCGGAAGGGCAAAGCCCTCTTCTGGCTTTAACCAGGCCCACTCCAGGATCTCCTCGCCCGGCCGTACCTCCCCTTCTCCTAGGGCAAAGTAGTTGAAGAGGAGCATGTGGGTGGGCTGGTAAAACTCCGGGCTATAGATGGCCTCCTGCACCAGGGCGAAGCGCACCTCCCTAAGGCCGAGCCCCACCTCTTCCCAGAACTCCCGCCTTAAGGCCTCCTCGAGGCTCTCCCCCCACTCCACCTTACCCCCGGGTACCCCCCATAACCCCCGCCACTTCTCCGTGCGCACCAGAAGCACCCTGCCCCCTTGCTCCACCAAGGCCCCTACCGTGGGGATGGGATGGCGCGGAGAACCCTCCATAGATACCAAAGGACAAGATACAGGCCCTGAAGGAGCACGAAGGTGAGGTAGGCCTCAGGCTTTTGGTAAAGCAGAAAGACCCCCAGGAAGAAAAGCTGGCTAGTGAGGCCCAGGTTCACCACCCCCGCCAAGGCCCATTCGTCCCAAAAGCGCTCAGGCACAAGGCGAAACCGGCCAAGCAAAAAGCCCTCCAAGGCCCTGATACCCCAATCCTGGGGGAGGAAGAAAAGGCGGTACACCCCCCGCAGGAAGGCGAGAAGGGACGTGGGAGGATCCCCCTCCCCAGCGGGTAGGGGAAGACCCCGGGCTTCCCGGTACAGCCTTTCCAGATTGAAGTCGTAGGACTGGACCAGGGTGAAAACCCCAAAGGCTACAAAGGCCAGTTCCCAGGCCCCGGTACGCGCCCCCAAGGCCAGGAAGAGGAAGAGGTTCCCCAGAAGGTCCAGCTCCGTGTCCAGGTAACGCCCAAGCTCCGTAACCTCCCCCCTCAGGCGCGCCAGCTGGCCATCGGCGTTATCCAAAATGGTTTTTAGCTGGAGGAGAAGGGCTGCGGGTAGATCCTGGCCCAGATGGATCAACCGGGCGGCGAGGAGGACCAGGATGGTGTGGAGGAAAACCAGGTGGTGAGGCCTAAGGCGGGTACGGAACAGGAGGAGGACCACCAGGTGGGCCAAGGGGCGGAAGAGGAGGACGTTGAGAAACTCCTGTACCGGCCTTTCCTTGGCTCCGGGAACCATGGTCAGTCCTGGATGTGGGAGAGCACCCGGGCCACCACCTCCTCGAGGGTCATCCCGCTGGTATCGATCACCACGGCCTCGGGAGCCGGGGCGCTTTGGGCCCGGTCCAGCTCGTCCCGCCGGATGAGCTCCCTCAGCACCTCCCCGTAATCCTGAGGCCGCTCCAGGGTGCGCCGCCTGGCCCGCACCTCCGGGGTGGCCGTGAGGTAGAACTTGTGGGGCGCCTGGGGAAAGACCGCCGTCCCCATATCCCGCCCCTCGGCCACGAAGGGCGGGGGCACCTCCCTAAGCCTTTCGTTCACCCAGGCCCGCACCCCAGGGTGGCGGGCCACCTGGGAAACCGCACGGTCCACCTCGGGGGTGTGCAGGTTTGGGGTCAGGTCCTCCAGAGCGCCTGCCCTCTCAGCCACCACCCGGTTGCCCTGGGCCTCGGGGAGCAAACGCACCCGGAAAGTTTCTAAAAGCGCCAGAATGCCCGCCTCATCCCCTGGGTCCACCCCCACCCTCTGGGCCAGGTAGGCGGCGGCGCGGTAGAGGAGGCCGCTACTCAGGTAGGGCACACCCAAGGCCTCCGCCACCTTTTGGGCCACGGAGCTCTTTCCCGAGGCGGAGGGCCCGTCAATGGTCACGATGCCCCGCATAGCCGCTTCAGGTCCTGGAAAAACCCGGGGTAGGAGATCTCCGCCCAATGGGGCTCCCAAACCCTAACCCCCACGGGCAAGGCTGCCACGGCGAAGGCCATGGCGATGCGGTGGTCGTGGAAGGGCTCCACCTCCCCCGGCCTCACCCCACCCCCTTGAATCCTCAGCCAGTCCGGTCCCTCCTCCACCCCAACCCCCAGGGCCCTGAGATTATGGGCAATGGCGGCGATGCGGTCGGACTCCTTCACCCTGAGCTCGGAAAGGCCTGGAATATGGGTCTCCCCTTCTGCCCAGGAAGCAGCGGCGGCCAGGATGGGCACCTCGTCCACCATGAGGGGGATCAGCCCCGGATCCACGGAGACCCCCTTTAGGGGGCTATACCGGGCCCGTATCCAGCCCACGGGCTCCCCCGCCTCCCCCTCCAGCACCTGCCACTCCAGGTCCGCCCCCATCTCCCGGAGCACCTGGAGAAGGCCCGTGCGGGTGGGGTTTAAGCCCACGCCCTCCACGGTGACCTCGGAACCCGGGGTGAGGAGGGCGGCCACCAGGAAAAAGGCGGCGGAGGAGAAATCCCCAGGCACGGTGAGGTCCTTGGCAGGAAAGGGCTCGGCCCTTTGGGTGCGGATGCGCGGGCCCTCCCTTTCCAAGGGAAGCCCGAAGTGGCGGAAGAGCCTTTCCGTATGGTCCCGGGTGGGAAGGGGCTCCACCACCTCCGTGACCCCCTCGGCGAAAAGCCCTGCCAGGAGGAGGGCGCTTTTCACCTGGGCGCTGGGAACGGGAAGGGTGTAGGAAATCCCCTTTAAGCCCTTGCCCCGCACCGCCAAGGGGGCCTTTCTCCCCCCTTCCCTTCCCTCTATGGAAGCCCCCATGGCCCTTAAGGGCTCGGCCACCCGGCCCATGGGACGGCGGCGCAAGGAAGCATCTCCCGTCAGGACCGCAAAAAGGCCCTCCTGCCCCGCAAGGATCCCCAGGATCAGGCGCATCAGGGTCCCGGCGTTGCCGCAGTCCAGCACATCCTCCGGCTCCTTCAAGCGTAGCCCCTGTCCCCGCACCCGGAGGTGGGGGCCCTCCTCGAGGATCTCCGCCCCCAAGGCCCTCAGGACCCGGGCGGTGGACAGGGTGTCCCCAGCCTTCAGGGGATGGAAAAGCCTGCCCTCCCCCTGGCTCAGGGCCAGGAGCATGAGCCCCCGGTGGGTGACGGACTTATCCCCGGGAACCCGCACGCTTCCCCGCAAGGGACCACAGGGGCCTAGGTCCAGGTGAGGCCGGTCCATGCCCCCCAGTCTCGGGGGAACGGGGGGCTTTGGTCAAGGGCGATCCCCGATTACAATGGAATCCAAGCATGGCCCTGGCGTGGCAAAGCCCGGTGTATCTGGAACGGAAAAGGCTCCTGGAACTGCTACCCGAAGAACCTGGCTTTGCCGTTTACCTCGAGGCCCCCGCCGGCTACGGAAAAAGCGTCCTGGCCGGGCAGCTGGCCGCCCAACTGGGCCTTCGCACCCTCTGGGCCAGCACCCTTCTGGGCGAACCCCGGGTCCTCCTGGCCAAGGCCCTGGTCTTGCCCCAGGAGGTGCCCTGGGGAGGGGTGGTGGAGGCCCTTCGGGCTGAACCCACCCTGGTCATCCTGGAGGACCTGGCGGGGACGGAGGATCTCTCCCCCCTCCTCCGCACCCTCCCCTGCCTCCTGGTCCTGGCCAGCCGAAAACCCCTCCCCTATCCCGAGCTCCCCAAGCTCTTGGCGGAGGGAAGGCTCGTGCACCTGAAGGCGGTGGACCTGGCCTTTACCCTGGAGGAAGCCAGGCTCCTCTTCGCTGGCAAGGAGGGCTATGAGGAAGCCCACCGGGCCACAGGGGGATGGCCCCTTCCCCTTTTCCTTTCCGCCCTCACGGGAAGCCCCCCCGAGCCCACGGCCCTCATCCAGGGATTGGAGGAGAGCCTGTCTCCAGAGGAGTTCCAAGAAGGTCTCCTGCTGGCGGCCCTGCCCCACCTACCCTTTGCCCTTGCCCGCCCGGAAACGGAAAGCCTCTTCCAAAAAGGGCTTCTAAAGCGCCTGCCTGAGGGCTACAGCCTTCACCCCCTCCTCAAGGAGATGGCCAAAAGAAGCCTCCTCGAGGAGGTGCGGCAGGCGGTACGCCAGGCAGGGAAGAGGCTTCCCCCTGCCCTTTTGGCCGAGGCCTACTGGGAGGTGGGCCTGGAGGAAGCGCTTCTGGACCTCCTGGAACAGCCCATTACCCTCCCCATCCCCGCGGAAAGGCTCCTGGAGTGGGAAGACCTCCTCCGTCAAGGAGGCCCCAGAGCCCACTTGCGCCTGGGGGAGGCCCTGGCCCAGTGCGGAAGGAGGGAGGGCCTATCCCTTTTGGAGGAGCTCGCGGCCTCGAGGGCCAAGGAGGACCCGGCCCTGGCCCTCATTGCTTTAGGACACCTGGCCTACTATTTCTCCGAAACCCTTTTGGGGAAGGACCTTTCCCGGGCCCGCGTCTACCTGGAAGAGGGCCTAGGCTTGCTCCCCCAGGTAAGCCCGGAGCTGGCCGGGCGCTTCCTCAACGACGCGGCCCGGGTACCCTTTGCGGAGGGCAGGCCGGAGGAAGCCGCCCATCTCCTGGAGGAGGCCTTGCGCTACCTGCCCCCGGAAAGCCCCTACCGCATCGCCCCTCTTTCCAACCTGTCACTCCTGCGCTTTGAACTACAGGGAAGCATCCGCGAAAGGATCCAGGCCCTGGAGGAAGCCTTAAGGCTCATGGAGGGACACCTGCCCCAGAACATCCCGGGCCACCTCAGGGACCTGGGCTGGCTTTACCTCCTCCTGGGGGAAAGGGAAAAGGCCCGCGCCCACCTGGAAAGGGCGGCCCGAACCCCCGGCCATCCCCTGGCCTCCCTGGAGGCCAGGATGCTCCTCGCCCACCTGGAAGGGGATGCCGAGGCCCTTACCCGCCACGTGGCCCAGGCGGAGCTGTGGGAAACACCCTACCTGGTGGAAAGGGGACGGGCCCTTCTGGCGGAGCTAAAGAGGGATCCAGGGCTCCTCGAGGGGCTTTCCGGCTTTTTCCCAAGCCTCACCCGGGCCCTCCTGCTCAGGGATCCGAGCCTCCTTCCCCCCTATCCCGAAAGCCGGGAGGAAAGGCTCCTCTGGTACTCCGCCCGCTACCGCCTCCTGGGAGAAGAGGGGGATTTGGAAGCCCTCCTCGCCCTCACCGACGCCAAGGAAGGCATCCTCCCCGGCCTCCTTCCCCTGGAAAGCCTTCCCCGCAAGCGGCCCGAGCTTTCCCGGGCCTATCCCCTTTTGCAGGTCCTGCGCCTGGGCTGGAAGGAAGCCATCGCCTCGAGGCTCCCCGAGGTACCTCCCTTGAAGGTCCAGGTTATGGGAGGCTTCCGGGTGCAAAACCCCTTGGGGCCTGTGGAGCTAAGGGGGAAGGCCAAGGAGGTCTTCGCCCTCTTGCTCCTCGGCCTTCCCCGGGAGGAGGTGGCCTTTGCCCTTTGGCCGGACCTTTCCGAGGAAGCCGCCTTGAACAACCTTTACGTGTGGCTTGCCCGCCTGCGCAAACTCCTGGAACCCTGGGGGGTCCCCACCTACCTGGGGGAGGAGGGATTGATGCGGGTGGAAGCGGACCTCTTCGCCCTGGAGGAAGCCTTGGAACGGGGTGAGGCCGAAAGGGTCTTGGAGCTTTACCGGGAACCCCTCTTCCCGGGCCTGGACCACCCCCATCTGGACCACAAGCGGGAGGAGGTCTTCCATCGGGTGCGAGCCCTTTTCCTCAGGAAGGGGGAGCCCCGCTTCCTGGAGCGACTCTTGGAGCTGGACCCCCTGGACGAGGAAGCCCTCATCCCCCTGGTGGAATCCTGTCTATCCCGGGGGCAACGGGTCCGGGCCCGAAGGTTTTTGGAGCATTACCGGAAGAAGCTTTGGGAAGAGCTTGGGGAAAAACCCTCCCCTAAGGTGGAAGCCCTTCTTAGGACCCTTTAGGGCTCGCCCCGAGGAAAAACCCTTCCCCTTCCACCCGGATCCCTTCTCCCGGTTCCAAAAGGAAGGTGGCCGGGGGCACCAAGGGGATGCCCTCCACCCGGGCCTCTCCTTCCAGGAGGGTGAGGAGAAGGGGAGCCTGGGGCTTTAGGTGAAGAACTCCCCACAAGGGATAGCGATAAAGGTGGAAATAGGGTGTCCTGAGGAGGCGCTCTCCCCCTTCCACCGGCTCGGGCTGGACCGGAGGTAACGGGGTGGGCTCCAGAATGGCCACCTCGAGGGCCTTTTCCAGGTGAAGCTCCCGGGGGCGGCCGTAATCGTAAAGCCGGTAGGTGAGGTCCGAGGGCGTCTGCACCTCATAAACCTGGACCCCGGGGCCCAAGGCATGAACCACCCCGGCGGGCAGGTAGAGCACCTGGCCCGGGACCACGGGAACCCGGTTTAGGATTCGGTCCAGGTTCCCCCTGGTCACCGCATCCCTGACCTCTTGGAGGCTCACCCGCCGGGAGAAACCGTAGACCACCTCCCCTGGGGCGAGCACGTACCAGGCCTCATATTTGCCCGGCCTCCCTTCCTTCTCTAGGGCGTAGGCATGGGGCGGATGGACCTGCACGGAAAGCCATTCCGCTGGGTCCAGGATCTTCAGGAGAAGGGGCTCCTCCGCCAGCCACACCTCTCCCACCCCTGGGCCGAAGCCCAGGGCATCTCCCCCCCAGGGACGCTGCACCGGCCTGGGACTAAAAGGCCGCACCAGGGTTAGCATAAGGGGTATGCGCGACCTGGACCGCGAGGAAACCTATCTTTCGGACCGACGAGGCCTGGCCCTGGAGCTTCGCGACCTGGTGGGTTCGGGGCCCGTGCCCACCCGGTCCTACCCCGCGCCCTACGCCGCCTTGGGCTATGGGGAGGGCCACTTCGCCGCCGGGCTCTCCGGCCTCCCCGACTGGACGGAGGAGGGGACCCTGTTCGTGCTGGAAGGCGGGTACGACCTGGGAGAGGCCGCGGCCCTTTCCCTTCTGGCGGAGACGGAACGGGTGCAGGTGGTCAGGCTGGGCCTCCGCCCCGGAGGGGAGGTCTACCTGTACCCTAGCCCCCTGAACCCTTACCGCTACCTGCGCTTCCTCCTCCTGGCCACGGGGCAGGAGGAAGCCCTCATGGAGGTGGATAGGGCCCTACTGGAGGAGCGAAAACGCCTCACCCCGGAGATCCCCCTCGAGGAGAACCCCGCCAAGTTCCTGGCCTACACCCTGGTGGAGCGAATCCCCCTCCTCTACGCCCCTTTTTACCGCCCCCTAGAGGAGGCCGGGCAGAGCCTCTTTGCCCGCATCGGGAAAAGCCTGGCCCTCACCCCACCCCATAGCGCCCTGGAGTTTTTCCTCACGGGCCTCGAGGCGCGCCACGAACAAGGAGACCCCTTGGCCGCCCTTCTTTTGGGGGAAGGGGAGGCGGTACGCCTGGCCAAGGAGATCCTGGAAACCCGGGTGGACGCCATCGCCGAGGTGCCTGCCCCCTCAGGTGGCCGCCTGGCCCAGGCCCTGGCCCTCTGGTACCGGCTGGCCTGGACCGCCTACTACCTGGCCCTCCTCTACGGGGTGGACCCCTCCGACCCCGAGGTGCTGGAGCGCCTGCGGGAAGCCACCTAAACGCCCATGACGCCCTTCCCTAAGCCGGAGGACCTCCAGGCGGCCATGGCCCTGCAAAGGAGCCTGGCGGAAAGGGTGCTCCTGGAGGGAAGCCTTCAAGGCGTCCAGCGGATCGCCGCCCTAGACGCTTCCCACAAAAGGGGGAAGCCCCTGGTGGCGGTGGCGGTGCTTTACCACCTGGAGAAGGGCCCTATGGCCGTGGGGTTGGGGGTGGTGCCCGAGGAAGCCCTTTTCCCCTACATTCCCGGCTTCCTCTCCTTCCGGGAGGCCCCTGCCTATCTCCAGGCCATACATGCCCTGGGCGATCCCCCCGAGGCCCTTTTGGTGGATGGCCAGGGCATCGCCCACCCCCGGGGCCTGGGCATCGCCAGCCACCTGGGGGTGCACCTGGACCTCCCCAGCATCGGGGTGGCCAAGAGCCTGCTCCACGGCCGCCTCGAGGCTCCCTTGCCCCAGGAGGCGGGCAGCGCGGTAAGGCTTCTCTCCCCGGAAGGCCGCCCCCTGGGCTACGCCTACCGCAGCCGCCAGGGAGTCAAGCCCCTTTTCATCTCCCCGGGCCACCGGGTGGGCCTGGAGGAGGCCTTGGCCTTCGTGAAGGGACTTCCCACCCGTTTCCGCCTGCCGGAACCCCTGCGCCTGGCCCACCTCGAGGCGGGCAAGGCCCTCCGCAGGCTGGACCCGTAAACTGGAGCCCGTGGAGGCCCAGCGACCAAACCCCGTCTACCGGGCCGCTTGGTACCTGGCCCGGTCTCTCCTGCACCTTCTTTTCGGCTACCGGGTGGAGGGAGCGGAAAACGTCCCCCGGGAGGGTTCCGTGATCCTGGCAGCCAACCACCTTTCCATCCTGGATCCCATCGCCGTGGGGGCCGGGGTGAGACGCCCGGTGAGCTTTCTGGCCCGGGCCGAGGTCTTCCGCCTGCCCTTCCTCTCCTGGCTCCTACCCCGGCTTTACGCCATCCCCGTGGAGCGGGGCCAAAGCGACCTCTCCGCCATCAAGGGGGCCATCCGCGCCCTGGAGCGGGGCATGGCCTTCGGCATCTTCCCGGAAGGAACCCGAAGCCGCACGGGCAAACTCCAGCCCTTCAAGACCGGAGTGGCGGCCATCGCCCTACGCACCGGCAGTCCCGTGGTACCGGTGGCCGTGGTGGGCACTGACCAGGCCTGGCCCGTGGGCCGAAAGCTATTCCGTTTGCGCAGACCCATCCGGGTGATCTACGGGAAACCCATACTGGTTCCAAGGCTTTCCCGGTTTACCCACCAGGAGCTGGAAAGCTTGACCCGGGAGATAGAGGCCCGGGTAAGGGAACTTCTGCCACCCCGGTACCGCTAGAGCCAATACTTCCGTTATCATACATTACTATACACAGGTATACAAATAGGTCGGAGTATTGCGTGGTTGTATTCAAGCGTGCTATAGTCCTTGCGGAAGGGAAAAGAGGAGGGAGGTGAAGAATGGCAGCAAAGAAAACGGTCACCAAAGCGGATCTGGTGGATCAGGTGGCTGCCGCCACGGGCCTCAAGAAGAAGGACGTGAAGGCGGCGGTGGACGCGTTCCTCTCCAAGGTGGAAGAAGCCCTCGCGGGGGGGAACAAGGTCCAGCTCACCGGCTTCGGCACCTTTGAGGTGCGCAAGCGCAAGGCCCGCACTGGCGTGAAGCCCGGCACCAAGGAGAAGATCAAGATCCCCGCCACCCAGTATCCCGCCTTCAAGCCGGGCAAGGCCCTCAAGGAACAGGTCAAGAAGTAAGCTATTCCCTTCCCCCGGGGGGCTAAAGCCCCCCGGGTTTATCCCTTTCCTCAGGCCCCGCCTAAGGCTCCCCCTGGTTTGACCTTGGGCACCACCCGGGGGGGTTCCTTTTCCGGGCGCTCCTGGGGAGCGCCCTCCTCCTCCTCCAAGGGCAGGCCCTCCACCACCTTCTGGAACTCCTCGGCGGTGAGGGTTTCCCGCTCCAAGAGGGTTTCCGCCACCCGCTCCAGGATCTCCCGTTTCTCCTGGAGGAGGTTCTTCACCCGCCCGTACTGCTCCTCGATGAGGCCACGCACCGCCTCGTCTATGCGCTTGGCGGTTTCCTCAGAGTACTGGCGCACGTCGTAGCCGCCCAGGTAGGTGTCCTCCCGCACGGCATAGGCCACCGGCCCGAACTCCGGGTGCATGCCCCATTCGGTGATCATGCGCCGGGCCAACTCCGTGGCCTGGCGGAAATCGTTTTCCGCCCCCGTGGTCACGTCCTCAAAGACGAGCTCCTCCGCCGCCCGCCCGGCCAAGGCCACGGCGATCTGGTCCAGGAGGCGTTTCCGGCTCCAGTGGAGCATGTCCTCCCGCCTCGGCATCATGAAGCCCAAAGCCCGCCCCCTGGGCACGATGGTCACCTTGTGCACTCCGTCCGCGTGCTCCAGGAAGTGGGCAGCCAGGGCATGCCCCGCCTCGTGGTAGGCGGTGATCCTGCGGTCCCGGGGGGTAAGGACCAGGCTCTTCTTGGCTGGCCCCATCATCACCCGGTCGGCCGCCTCCTCGAGGTCCTTCATGGTGATCTTCTTCCGGCCTTCCCGGGCTGCCAGGAGGGCCGCCTCGTTCAGGAGGTTTTCCAGATCCGCCCCCACGAAGCCCGGGGTGCGCTTGGCCAAAAGGGCCAGGTCCACATCCTCGGCCAAGGGCTTGCCCCGGGCGTGGATGCGGAGGATCTGCTCCCTGCCCCTCACGTCAGGAGCGTCTATGGCCACCTGGCGGTCAAAGCGCCCCGGGCGCAAAAGGGCGGGGTCCAGGACATCGGGCCGGTTGGTGGCGGCCATGACGATGATGGTGGAATCCTTTTCGAACCCATCCATCTCCACCAAAAGCTGGTTCAGGGTCTGCTCCCTCTCGTCGTTGCCGCCCCCAACCCCTGCCCCGCGCCGGCGGCCCACGGCGTCGATCTCGTCGATGAAGACGATGCAAGGGGCGTGGCGCTTGGCGGTCTCAAAGAGGTCCCGCACCCGGGCCGCCCCTACCCCCACGAACATCTCCACGAAGTCGGAGCCGCTTGCGGTGATGAAGGGCACCTTGGCCTCCCCAGCCACCGCCCGGGCGATATGGGTCTTCCCCACCCCCGGGGGGCCCACCAAAAGGACCCCCTTGGGAATCCTGGCCCCCATCTCGTGGAAGCGGGCCGGGTTCTTCAGGAACTCCACGATCTCCTTGAGCTCCTCCTTGGCCTCCTCCGCCCCAGCCACATCCTTGAAGGTCACCTTGGGGGCCTCGGTGAGCACCTTGGCCCGGCTCTTGGTGAAGCTGAAGGCGGAGTCCGAAGGCCCGGCGCGCCCGCTACGGGAGAAGTAGAAGAGGGCGCCCACCAGAAGGCCCACCAGGAGGAGGGGCCAGAGGAAACCCAAGGGGCTTTGACCCGGGGGAGGCTCCACCCGCACGTTGACCCCCTTGCGCATCCAGGCTTCGAGGGTCTGGTTGTCCGGGGGGCTGGCGGCGTGGGTGGTGAAGGTGGAGCCATCGGTGAGGGTGCCCTGGATGCGGGTATCCCCGGCACGCACCACCACCTCCTTCACCCGGCCCGCCTGCAGGTCCTCGAGGAAGGTGGTGTAGTTCACCCCGCCCCCGGGATTCCCCGCGGTGCCCGCCAGGCTGAAGGCCCAGGCCAAGAGGAGCAGGCCCAAAACAAAGACCAGGAAATTCAAGGGAAGCCGGGACATGTCTTCTCTTAGGGTACACGGCCTGAGGGAAATCCGGGTAGCCCAGGGCACCATGATACAGACATGCTCAACTCTCTTGACTTATCCATGTGGCATGGTCTATGCTTGGGATGAGAGGTGTAGCTATGGCTAAGGCAGTGGGCATTGACCTGGGCACCACCAACAGCGTGATCGCCATCATGGAGGGCGGCAAGCCCGTGGTCTTGGAGAACGCGGAGGGCGAGAGGACCACCCCCAGCGTGGTGGCCTTCCGCGACGGCGAAACCCTGGTGGGCCGCATGGCCAAGCGCCAGGCGGTCCTGAACCCCGAGGGCACCGTCTTTGAGATCAAGCGGTTCATCGGCCGCCGTTTTGAGGAGGTCCAGGAGGAGGCCAAGCGGGTCCCTTACAAGGTGGTCCCCGGGCCTGACGGCGGGGTGCGGGTGGAGATCAAGGGCAAGCTCTACACCCCCGAGGAGATCAGCGCCATGGTCCTCCGCAAGCTGGTGGAGGACGCCTCCAAGAAGCTGGGGGAAAGGATCACCAAGGCGGTGATCACCGTGCCCGCCTACTTCAACAACGCCCAGCGGGAGGCCACGGCCAACGCCGGGCGGATCGCGGGCCTCGAGGTGCTGCGCATCATCAACGAGCCCACCGCCGCCGCTTTGGCCTACGGCCTGGACAAGAAGGGCAACGAGACCGTCTTGGTCTTTGACCTGGGGG
The Thermus neutrinimicus genome window above contains:
- a CDS encoding endonuclease V, with product MTPFPKPEDLQAAMALQRSLAERVLLEGSLQGVQRIAALDASHKRGKPLVAVAVLYHLEKGPMAVGLGVVPEEALFPYIPGFLSFREAPAYLQAIHALGDPPEALLVDGQGIAHPRGLGIASHLGVHLDLPSIGVAKSLLHGRLEAPLPQEAGSAVRLLSPEGRPLGYAYRSRQGVKPLFISPGHRVGLEEALAFVKGLPTRFRLPEPLRLAHLEAGKALRRLDP
- a CDS encoding lysophospholipid acyltransferase family protein, giving the protein MEAQRPNPVYRAAWYLARSLLHLLFGYRVEGAENVPREGSVILAANHLSILDPIAVGAGVRRPVSFLARAEVFRLPFLSWLLPRLYAIPVERGQSDLSAIKGAIRALERGMAFGIFPEGTRSRTGKLQPFKTGVAAIALRTGSPVVPVAVVGTDQAWPVGRKLFRLRRPIRVIYGKPILVPRLSRFTHQELESLTREIEARVRELLPPRYR
- a CDS encoding HU family DNA-binding protein, translated to MAAKKTVTKADLVDQVAAATGLKKKDVKAAVDAFLSKVEEALAGGNKVQLTGFGTFEVRKRKARTGVKPGTKEKIKIPATQYPAFKPGKALKEQVKK
- the ftsH gene encoding ATP-dependent zinc metalloprotease FtsH is translated as MSRLPLNFLVFVLGLLLLAWAFSLAGTAGNPGGGVNYTTFLEDLQAGRVKEVVVRAGDTRIQGTLTDGSTFTTHAASPPDNQTLEAWMRKGVNVRVEPPPGQSPLGFLWPLLLVGLLVGALFYFSRSGRAGPSDSAFSFTKSRAKVLTEAPKVTFKDVAGAEEAKEELKEIVEFLKNPARFHEMGARIPKGVLLVGPPGVGKTHIARAVAGEAKVPFITASGSDFVEMFVGVGAARVRDLFETAKRHAPCIVFIDEIDAVGRRRGAGVGGGNDEREQTLNQLLVEMDGFEKDSTIIVMAATNRPDVLDPALLRPGRFDRQVAIDAPDVRGREQILRIHARGKPLAEDVDLALLAKRTPGFVGADLENLLNEAALLAAREGRKKITMKDLEEAADRVMMGPAKKSLVLTPRDRRITAYHEAGHALAAHFLEHADGVHKVTIVPRGRALGFMMPRREDMLHWSRKRLLDQIAVALAGRAAEELVFEDVTTGAENDFRQATELARRMITEWGMHPEFGPVAYAVREDTYLGGYDVRQYSEETAKRIDEAVRGLIEEQYGRVKNLLQEKREILERVAETLLERETLTAEEFQKVVEGLPLEEEEGAPQERPEKEPPRVVPKVKPGGALGGA